The Xanthomonas sp. CFBP 8443 genome has a window encoding:
- a CDS encoding VOC family protein — MSPLDHIGLRCVELERSLAFYRAALAALGLDIVMEVSAEQTGDRRHIGFGRDGKPSVWLTDGATSAVGALHLAFVAGDRAQVDAFHRAGLAAGGRDNGAPGLRPHYHPNYYGAFLLDPDGHNIEAVCHRPAGA; from the coding sequence GTGAGCCCGCTCGACCACATCGGCCTGCGCTGCGTCGAGTTGGAGCGCAGCCTGGCTTTCTATCGCGCCGCGCTGGCCGCGCTCGGGCTGGACATCGTGATGGAGGTGAGCGCAGAGCAGACCGGCGACCGCCGCCACATCGGCTTCGGCCGCGACGGCAAACCCAGCGTCTGGCTGACCGATGGCGCCACCAGCGCCGTCGGCGCGCTGCATCTGGCCTTCGTCGCCGGCGACCGCGCCCAGGTGGATGCGTTCCATCGCGCCGGGCTGGCCGCCGGCGGTCGCGACAATGGCGCGCCCGGGCTGCGGCCGCATTACCACCCCAATTACTACGGCGCCTTCCTGCTGGATCCGGACGGGCACAACATCGAGGCCGTCTGCCACCGGCCGGCGGGCGCCTGA
- a CDS encoding hydroxymethylglutaryl-CoA lyase: protein MNDFVRLVEVGPRDGLQNEKAWVATADKIELIAQLSRTGLRSIEATSFVSPKWVPQLADAAEVYAGIVPAPGVDYPVLVPNLQGYERAAAVGVREVAVFTAASETFNRTNTNAGIDESLARFAPVLARAAADGVKVRGYVSTVLGCPYQGAVPLTDVVRVARQLHAMGCYEISLGDTIGVGTPTKARAMLRAVAAELPMAALAVHFHDTYGQALANIAACLEEGVRVVDAAVSGAGGCPYAKGASGNVASEDVVYLLHGSGVDTGIDLDALAATGRWLAQKLGRPNGSKVGQALAAA, encoded by the coding sequence ATGAACGACTTCGTCCGCCTGGTGGAAGTCGGGCCGCGCGACGGCCTGCAGAACGAGAAGGCCTGGGTCGCCACCGCCGACAAGATCGAACTGATCGCGCAGCTGTCGCGTACCGGCCTGCGCAGCATCGAGGCGACCAGCTTCGTCAGCCCGAAGTGGGTGCCGCAGCTGGCCGACGCGGCCGAGGTCTATGCCGGCATCGTGCCGGCGCCGGGCGTGGACTATCCGGTGCTGGTGCCGAACCTGCAGGGCTACGAGCGCGCCGCGGCGGTCGGCGTGCGCGAGGTCGCGGTGTTCACCGCCGCCTCGGAGACCTTCAACCGCACCAACACCAATGCCGGCATCGACGAATCGCTGGCGCGCTTCGCCCCGGTGCTGGCGCGCGCCGCGGCCGACGGGGTCAAGGTGCGCGGCTACGTCTCCACCGTGCTCGGCTGCCCCTACCAGGGCGCGGTGCCGCTGACCGACGTGGTGCGGGTGGCGCGGCAACTGCACGCGATGGGCTGCTACGAGATCTCGCTGGGCGACACCATCGGCGTCGGCACCCCGACCAAGGCGCGGGCGATGCTGCGCGCGGTCGCCGCCGAGCTGCCGATGGCGGCGCTGGCGGTGCATTTCCACGACACCTATGGCCAGGCCCTGGCCAACATCGCCGCGTGCCTGGAAGAAGGCGTGCGCGTGGTCGATGCGGCGGTGTCCGGCGCCGGCGGCTGCCCCTACGCCAAGGGCGCCAGCGGCAACGTGGCCAGCGAGGACGTGGTCTACCTGCTGCACGGCAGCGGCGTGGACACCGGCATCGACCTGGATGCGCTGGCCGCGACCGGGCGCTGGCTGGCGCAGAAACTCGGCCGGCCGAACGGCAGCAAGGTCGGCCAGGCGCTGGCGGCGGCGTAA